Proteins encoded by one window of Hyphomicrobium nitrativorans NL23:
- a CDS encoding ATP-binding protein, with the protein MQSAVVPKEPQYHVLPRSIGRIASVTGSKAILLLDVTHENDPKNQADRPEMGTLLAIDTGRTTVLATVSALSVPVPAHGTEQEIRIAELGLVGELTKGPDGRPLTFHRGTTTYPTLGDRVRFATQFELKLTYAGNNENCVRVGTIRQDSSIPAMIRVDDLLGKHFAILGTTGTGKSCSTALILRAILEKNPNAHIVLLDPHNEYATAFGDRAEVISPRTLQLPLWLLNFEEAVEVLVGDSDRKVEIEILQDLIPLAKARYNAGRNNDQQKIRKTGLDGSKFTVDTPFPIVSPISRTSSTSAWESSKTVAISRPIASSRRASRRFRRTAATRSCSAPSPCTTAWRRSCRAYSACR; encoded by the coding sequence ATGCAGTCGGCAGTCGTCCCTAAAGAGCCTCAGTACCACGTGCTGCCACGATCCATTGGCCGCATCGCGTCCGTAACGGGCTCGAAGGCCATCCTTTTGCTCGATGTCACGCACGAGAACGATCCGAAAAACCAGGCCGATCGCCCGGAGATGGGCACGCTGCTGGCCATCGACACCGGCCGCACCACGGTCCTCGCCACCGTCTCGGCGCTGAGCGTGCCCGTACCCGCGCACGGCACCGAGCAGGAAATCCGCATCGCCGAGCTTGGCCTCGTCGGCGAGTTGACCAAGGGCCCGGACGGGCGTCCGCTGACCTTTCATCGCGGAACGACGACCTATCCGACGCTGGGCGACCGCGTGCGCTTTGCGACGCAGTTCGAGCTCAAGCTCACATATGCCGGCAACAACGAGAATTGTGTGCGTGTCGGCACGATCCGCCAGGATAGCTCGATCCCGGCAATGATCCGCGTCGACGATCTGCTCGGAAAGCACTTCGCGATCCTGGGCACGACGGGCACCGGAAAATCCTGCTCCACGGCACTGATTTTGCGCGCCATCCTGGAGAAAAATCCGAACGCACATATCGTGCTGCTCGATCCTCACAACGAATATGCGACGGCCTTCGGTGATCGCGCAGAGGTGATCTCGCCGCGCACGCTCCAGCTTCCGCTATGGCTGTTGAACTTCGAGGAAGCCGTCGAGGTGCTCGTCGGCGATAGCGACCGCAAGGTGGAGATCGAGATTCTCCAGGATCTGATTCCCCTTGCCAAAGCCCGCTATAACGCAGGCCGCAACAACGATCAGCAGAAAATCCGCAAGACGGGCCTCGACGGCAGCAAGTTCACGGTCGACACCCCGTTCCCTATCGTATCTCCGATCTCACGAACCTCATCGACGAGCGCATGGGAAAGCTCGAAAACCGTCGCGATCTCGCGCCCTATCGCCAGCTCAAGACGCGCATCGAGACGTTTTCGCAGGACGGCCGCTACGCGTTCATGTTCGGCTCCGTCACCGTGTACGACGGCATGGCGCAGATCCTGTCGCGCGTATTCCGCGTGCCGGTGA
- a CDS encoding malate--CoA ligase subunit beta — MDIHEYQAKELLSKFGVPVPRGGLAYSPEQAVYRAHEIGGPKWVVKAQIHSGARGKAGGIKVCSNEHEIEQAAQGLLGKKLVTIQTGPAGKLVSRLYIEEATDIDKEIYLSFVMDRAAERIVVVSSAAGGMDIEEISHSQPDTIIKVVVDPAVGMQGFQAREVAFGLGVDPDIVGKMERVILGCYRAFRDLDANMLEINPLVITKQKGVIALDAKMSFDENALFRRPQIAELRDKSQEDARETYANDRGLSYVGLDGDIGCIVNGAGLAMATLDMIKLAGGEPANFLDIGGGASPERVTKSFKAVLRDKNVKAILVNVFAGINRCDWVAKGVVDAIKELEIKVPIVVRLAGTNVEEGRKIIDQSGLTMISAETLADAAQKAVSAAKNAA; from the coding sequence ATGGACATTCACGAGTATCAGGCGAAAGAACTTCTCTCGAAGTTCGGCGTGCCCGTCCCGCGTGGCGGGCTCGCTTACAGCCCTGAGCAGGCCGTCTACCGTGCCCACGAAATCGGTGGGCCGAAGTGGGTGGTCAAAGCACAGATCCACTCGGGTGCCCGCGGCAAGGCCGGCGGCATCAAAGTCTGTTCCAACGAGCACGAGATCGAGCAGGCCGCCCAAGGTCTGCTCGGCAAGAAGCTGGTCACGATCCAGACCGGCCCGGCCGGAAAACTCGTTTCGCGTCTCTACATCGAGGAAGCGACCGACATCGACAAGGAGATCTATCTCTCCTTCGTGATGGATCGCGCGGCCGAGCGCATCGTCGTCGTCTCGTCGGCGGCGGGGGGCATGGACATCGAAGAGATCTCGCACAGCCAGCCCGACACGATCATCAAGGTGGTCGTCGATCCGGCCGTGGGCATGCAGGGCTTCCAGGCCCGCGAGGTCGCATTCGGCCTAGGCGTCGATCCTGACATCGTCGGCAAGATGGAGCGCGTGATCCTCGGCTGCTACCGCGCGTTCCGTGATCTCGACGCGAACATGCTCGAAATCAACCCGCTCGTCATCACCAAGCAGAAGGGCGTGATCGCGCTCGATGCGAAGATGAGCTTCGACGAGAACGCCCTGTTCCGCCGCCCGCAGATCGCGGAGCTGCGCGACAAGAGCCAGGAAGACGCGCGCGAAACCTATGCGAACGACCGCGGTCTCTCGTACGTCGGCCTCGACGGCGATATCGGGTGCATCGTGAACGGCGCGGGCCTCGCCATGGCGACCCTCGACATGATCAAACTCGCGGGCGGAGAGCCGGCGAACTTCCTCGACATCGGCGGCGGCGCCTCTCCCGAGCGCGTCACCAAGTCGTTCAAGGCCGTCCTGCGCGACAAGAACGTGAAGGCGATCCTCGTCAACGTGTTCGCGGGCATCAATCGCTGCGACTGGGTGGCCAAAGGCGTCGTCGATGCGATCAAGGAACTCGAAATCAAGGTTCCGATCGTCGTGCGCCTTGCAGGCACCAACGTGGAGGAAGGCCGCAAGATCATCGATCAGAGCGGCCTCACCATGATCAGCGCCGAAACGCTCGCCGACGCGGCCCAGAAGGCCGTCTCAGCAGCCAAGAACGCCGCGTAA
- a CDS encoding sensor histidine kinase, which produces MRTDGLGTSKTNTLMQEYATLIGDAVLRQRTRVAERKARVEAELATRVKSEFVSNMSHELRTPLNTVLGFSKLLKEHGERRLSDEDIVQYAGLIQDSARHLLAVINGILDISKIQSGTYALDAFEIDVAAVLRDCVAEAEAAAEAAGVTISLKLAFSLPLVRGDDTKLAQVFSNLISNAVKFTPRGGAVTIEALERGDSGVMIVIRDTGVGMTEDEIRVSVEPFGQVDGARTRWREGTGLGLPIAKSLVELHGGEFHITSVKQKGTDVTILLPPAHQMSPVEARDAVFGQGAAIHPANY; this is translated from the coding sequence ATGCGTACTGACGGCCTTGGTACGAGTAAAACGAACACGCTCATGCAGGAGTATGCGACGCTGATCGGCGATGCGGTGCTCCGGCAGCGTACGCGCGTCGCCGAACGCAAGGCACGCGTCGAGGCCGAGCTTGCCACGCGCGTCAAATCCGAGTTCGTCTCGAACATGAGCCATGAGCTGCGCACGCCGCTCAATACGGTGCTCGGCTTCTCCAAGTTGTTGAAAGAGCATGGCGAGCGCAGGCTGTCGGACGAGGATATCGTCCAGTACGCCGGCCTCATCCAGGATTCCGCGCGTCATCTGCTGGCGGTCATCAACGGCATTCTCGATATTTCGAAGATCCAGAGCGGCACCTATGCGCTCGATGCGTTCGAGATCGATGTCGCGGCCGTGCTCCGCGATTGCGTTGCCGAGGCCGAGGCTGCTGCCGAAGCAGCGGGCGTCACGATCTCGCTGAAGCTGGCCTTTTCGCTCCCCCTCGTGCGCGGCGACGATACGAAGCTCGCGCAGGTCTTTTCCAACCTGATCTCCAATGCCGTGAAGTTCACGCCCCGCGGTGGGGCCGTCACCATCGAAGCGCTCGAACGTGGCGACTCGGGCGTCATGATCGTCATCCGTGACACGGGCGTCGGCATGACGGAGGACGAGATCCGTGTCTCCGTCGAGCCTTTCGGCCAGGTGGATGGCGCGCGCACGCGCTGGCGCGAAGGCACCGGCTTGGGTCTTCCCATCGCCAAATCGCTCGTCGAGCTTCACGGCGGCGAATTCCACATCACCAGCGTCAAGCAGAAGGGGACCGACGTGACGATCCTCCTCCCGCCGGCGCACCAGATGTCTCCGGTGGAAGCTCGCGACGCCGTTTTCGGGCAGGGCGCGGCAATCCACCCGGCAAATTACTAG
- a CDS encoding solute symporter family protein codes for MSFTHRTRYVNPRLGTYFGIFISAFVALGLMALILEGLGVEDGALKAAMLLGPIVFFVFIGIAAFNNEPIDYFAAGRRVPAFYTGLVLAQTALGATGLVVLTGIFFLIGFDALCLVIGGLAGFVVMAVLLAPFFRKFGAYTIPSYLGRRFESRTLRLVAGGVLSVPMLLMLAAELRIGAHAIAWFYPYAPSSLVVLGLTFVVVLTIAAGGMRSLAWSSSAQSLAALLALLVPVGVVAVIVTNLPLPQLSAGPILRTIGRAEAAQGLPIILPPALAFDMPGEGLGLIAKRYSDAFGNIGPLAFVITTLSVLAGVASAPWLLPRVAGTPGVYEARKSLGWATLLFGISMLTIASVAIFMRDYLTDIVTVAGQVRFPPWFEDLVARGILTVGGEGRPTLSSFSVSRDDVLLALPIAAEMPAIVLYLAAGGVLAAALATAAAIALALGNILAEDVVYGLSWSPVGPGARLIVARLALGTAAALGGLIALAAPTDPLKLMLWALALTGAAAFPVLVLSIWWKRLNAFGAVAGISTGFGVTVLAIIAGEAGITGTDSALAAAIGLPAGAVAAIAVALATPAPSRSVLELVLDIRVPGGEILYDREMRYQKRKKAQRA; via the coding sequence ATGTCGTTCACCCACCGGACACGTTACGTCAATCCCCGCCTCGGGACGTACTTCGGAATTTTCATAAGCGCTTTCGTGGCGCTCGGCCTCATGGCGCTGATCCTGGAAGGGCTCGGCGTGGAAGACGGCGCGCTCAAGGCCGCGATGCTGCTTGGGCCAATCGTGTTCTTCGTCTTCATCGGCATCGCTGCGTTCAACAACGAGCCCATCGACTATTTCGCCGCCGGCCGGCGCGTTCCCGCGTTCTATACGGGGCTTGTGCTCGCGCAGACGGCCCTCGGCGCGACAGGGCTCGTGGTGCTTACGGGCATTTTCTTTTTGATCGGCTTCGACGCGCTGTGCCTCGTCATCGGAGGGCTTGCTGGGTTCGTCGTGATGGCGGTGCTGCTTGCGCCGTTCTTCCGAAAGTTCGGCGCCTACACGATCCCGAGCTATCTCGGCCGGCGTTTCGAGAGCCGCACGTTGCGCCTCGTCGCGGGCGGCGTTCTCTCGGTGCCGATGCTGCTGATGCTGGCCGCGGAGCTGCGTATCGGGGCGCACGCCATCGCATGGTTCTACCCTTACGCGCCATCGTCGCTCGTGGTGCTGGGCCTCACCTTCGTGGTCGTCCTTACCATTGCGGCGGGAGGCATGCGGTCTCTCGCATGGTCGTCCAGCGCGCAGAGCCTCGCAGCCCTGCTCGCGCTTCTCGTGCCGGTCGGCGTCGTCGCCGTGATCGTGACGAACCTGCCTTTGCCGCAGCTTTCTGCGGGCCCGATCCTGCGCACAATCGGACGCGCAGAAGCCGCCCAGGGGCTGCCGATCATTCTTCCACCCGCGCTTGCCTTCGACATGCCGGGCGAAGGATTGGGGCTCATCGCCAAACGCTATTCGGATGCGTTCGGCAACATCGGCCCGCTCGCGTTCGTGATCACCACGCTTTCGGTGCTCGCGGGCGTGGCGAGCGCGCCGTGGCTGCTTCCGCGCGTGGCGGGTACGCCCGGCGTCTACGAAGCGCGCAAGTCGCTCGGCTGGGCCACACTGCTGTTCGGTATCTCGATGCTGACCATCGCGTCGGTCGCGATATTCATGCGCGACTACCTGACCGACATCGTGACCGTCGCCGGCCAGGTTCGCTTTCCGCCGTGGTTCGAGGATCTCGTCGCGCGGGGCATCCTCACGGTCGGCGGCGAGGGCCGTCCTACGCTTTCGAGCTTCAGCGTCTCGCGCGACGACGTGCTTCTCGCGCTCCCCATCGCGGCCGAGATGCCGGCCATCGTGCTCTATCTCGCGGCCGGCGGCGTGCTGGCCGCAGCGCTCGCGACAGCGGCGGCCATTGCGCTCGCGCTCGGAAACATTCTGGCGGAGGACGTCGTGTATGGCCTCTCGTGGTCGCCGGTCGGGCCCGGCGCACGGCTCATCGTCGCGCGGCTCGCGCTCGGAACGGCGGCTGCGCTCGGCGGGCTCATCGCACTCGCCGCTCCAACCGATCCGCTGAAACTGATGCTGTGGGCGTTGGCGCTGACGGGCGCGGCGGCGTTCCCGGTGCTTGTGCTTTCAATCTGGTGGAAGCGGCTCAATGCGTTTGGCGCGGTGGCCGGCATCTCAACCGGCTTCGGCGTGACGGTGCTTGCGATCATCGCGGGAGAAGCCGGGATCACGGGCACCGATAGCGCGCTTGCGGCGGCCATAGGTTTGCCCGCGGGCGCGGTGGCGGCGATCGCTGTCGCGCTTGCGACGCCCGCACCGTCACGGAGCGTGCTCGAACTCGTGCTCGACATTCGCGTTCCGGGCGGCGAAATCCTCTATGACCGCGAAATGCGCTATCAGAAGCGCAAGAAGGCCCAGCGCGCCTAA
- the mscL gene encoding large-conductance mechanosensitive channel protein MscL yields the protein MSILTEFREFAMRGNVIDLAVGVIIGAAFSPIVATLVDNIIMPPIGYVLAGVDFSALAITLPTPTGDGVEIKYGLFLNAVFTFLITAAAIFLLIRVINKLHKPKAVEAAPPPPSEVYLREIRDALVKK from the coding sequence ATGTCGATACTGACCGAGTTCAGAGAATTTGCAATGCGTGGCAATGTGATAGATCTCGCCGTTGGCGTGATCATCGGTGCCGCATTCTCACCCATCGTCGCGACGCTGGTCGATAACATCATCATGCCGCCGATCGGCTATGTGCTCGCGGGCGTGGATTTCAGCGCGCTCGCAATCACGTTGCCGACCCCAACCGGCGACGGCGTGGAAATCAAGTATGGCCTCTTCCTGAACGCGGTCTTCACGTTCCTGATCACGGCAGCGGCTATTTTCCTTCTGATCCGCGTCATCAACAAGCTGCACAAGCCGAAGGCCGTCGAGGCTGCGCCGCCCCCGCCGTCCGAAGTCTATCTGCGCGAGATCCGCGACGCGCTGGTCAAGAAATAG
- a CDS encoding DUF4212 domain-containing protein, whose amino-acid sequence MIERRERKPYWRHTKWQMLASLVPFLIVMIVLPLYAADLNRSRFMGFPLGYFLSLHGMILIAVVTVASFVNRQDAIDHWHGAHEDA is encoded by the coding sequence ATGATCGAGCGGCGCGAGCGGAAGCCCTACTGGCGGCATACGAAATGGCAGATGCTTGCGAGCCTCGTGCCGTTTCTCATCGTCATGATCGTGCTGCCGCTCTATGCCGCCGACCTCAACCGCAGCCGCTTCATGGGATTCCCGCTGGGCTACTTCCTCTCGCTGCACGGCATGATCCTGATCGCAGTCGTGACGGTGGCAAGCTTCGTCAACCGGCAGGATGCCATCGACCACTGGCACGGAGCCCACGAGGATGCGTGA
- a CDS encoding response regulator transcription factor, protein MPNSTRATIAIADKNPVVRTGLIDVISRDGRFEVKVAVATGGAFLDAVEAEPADIAIIGWALPDMTGGDVLGELKRRGIATRTIVYTGEPGQSVLRRTIKAGAWGFMSKSDEPEVLLEIISTVSHGRVSFPYVDIEAARHDPLDVLTVRERELLTALAAGWTNLQIAARIGISRNTVKYHLKNLYDKLDVNNRAMAVALYMANEHQRDER, encoded by the coding sequence ATGCCGAATTCGACCCGCGCCACCATCGCCATCGCCGATAAAAACCCCGTGGTCCGCACGGGGCTTATCGACGTGATTTCTCGCGACGGCCGCTTCGAGGTCAAGGTTGCCGTTGCGACCGGCGGCGCGTTTCTCGACGCCGTCGAGGCGGAGCCCGCCGACATCGCCATCATCGGCTGGGCCTTGCCCGACATGACCGGAGGCGATGTGCTGGGCGAACTCAAGCGCCGAGGCATCGCAACGCGCACCATCGTCTACACCGGCGAGCCGGGTCAGTCGGTGTTGCGGCGCACCATCAAAGCGGGCGCGTGGGGCTTCATGTCGAAGAGCGACGAACCCGAGGTGCTGCTCGAAATCATTTCGACCGTCTCGCACGGGCGCGTGTCGTTTCCGTATGTCGATATCGAAGCGGCGCGGCACGATCCGCTCGATGTGCTCACCGTGCGCGAGCGCGAATTGCTGACAGCACTTGCGGCCGGCTGGACAAACCTTCAAATTGCGGCCCGCATCGGTATTTCCCGCAATACCGTTAAGTATCATCTCAAGAATCTCTACGACAAACTCGACGTCAACAACCGCGCGATGGCGGTTGCGCTTTACATGGCCAACGAACACCAGCGCGACGAGCGTTGA
- a CDS encoding HpcH/HpaI aldolase/citrate lyase family protein: MSYTLYPNRKNRLQRSYLAVPGSNPSMIERAHKSAADYVFLDCEDAVAPPEKEQARKNIIQALNDLDWKAAGKSVSVRINGLDTHYCYRDVVDIVEQAGAKLDTILVPKVGVPADVYAIESFVSQIEVAKGLPHQIGMEALIETPLGMANVEAIASANSRLESMHFGVADYSAFNKARTVVIGGLNPDYPGDQWHFPLSRMTVACRAFGLRPIDGPFGGIDDPEGFKDACRRGAALGMEGKWAIHPSQIELANEIYSPTAKEIDRAERILVALKEAEAQGKGAASLDGKMIDAASEKMARHMLATADAIKAAEAARAKA; the protein is encoded by the coding sequence ATGAGCTACACTCTCTATCCCAACCGCAAGAACCGTCTTCAGAGGTCGTACCTTGCCGTTCCGGGCTCGAACCCGTCGATGATCGAGCGCGCTCACAAGAGCGCCGCCGACTACGTGTTCCTCGATTGCGAGGACGCCGTTGCTCCGCCCGAGAAGGAGCAGGCGCGCAAGAACATCATCCAGGCCCTTAACGACCTCGATTGGAAGGCCGCAGGCAAGAGCGTCTCCGTGCGCATCAACGGTCTCGACACGCACTATTGCTATCGCGACGTCGTCGACATCGTCGAGCAGGCCGGTGCGAAGCTCGACACCATCCTGGTTCCGAAGGTCGGCGTTCCTGCCGACGTCTACGCCATCGAAAGCTTCGTGAGCCAGATCGAAGTCGCGAAGGGCCTGCCGCACCAGATCGGCATGGAAGCCCTGATCGAGACCCCGCTCGGCATGGCGAACGTCGAAGCCATCGCTTCGGCCAACAGCCGCCTCGAGTCGATGCACTTCGGCGTCGCCGACTACTCCGCCTTCAACAAGGCCCGCACCGTCGTCATCGGCGGCCTCAACCCCGACTATCCGGGCGACCAGTGGCACTTCCCGCTGTCGCGCATGACGGTTGCCTGCCGCGCATTCGGCCTCAGGCCGATCGACGGCCCGTTCGGCGGCATCGACGATCCGGAAGGCTTCAAGGATGCCTGCCGCCGCGGCGCCGCGCTCGGCATGGAAGGCAAGTGGGCCATCCATCCCTCGCAGATCGAGCTCGCCAACGAGATCTACTCGCCGACCGCAAAGGAAATCGACCGCGCGGAACGCATCCTCGTCGCTCTCAAGGAAGCCGAAGCTCAGGGCAAGGGCGCCGCTTCGCTCGACGGCAAGATGATCGACGCCGCATCGGAGAAGATGGCTCGCCACATGCTCGCGACCGCAGACGCGATCAAGGCCGCCGAAGCCGCCCGCGCGAAAGCGTAA
- the pip gene encoding prolyl aminopeptidase gives MSVRDRLTLYPPLDLFNEGFLDTGDGHTLYYAECGNPNGAPALVVHGGPGGGSNPTMRRFHDPKHTRIILFDQRGCGRSLPNASIENNTTWHLIEDMERLRAHLGVERWQLFGGSWGSTLALAYAITHPERVSALLLRGIFLLRQSELDWFYKDGARALFPEAWDAFACHIPEAERGDMIRAYYTRLIDPDPRVHMPAAAAWSVWEGTTLSLAEDAARVRAFSNPGYALAFARIECHYFVNKGFFANDGALLSQAHRIAGIGGAIVHGRYDAVTPVRSAWDLKQAWPTAELRIVPDAGHAMTEPGIIHELVRATAEFRDKA, from the coding sequence ATGTCAGTTCGAGACCGGCTTACGCTCTATCCTCCTCTCGATCTCTTCAACGAGGGGTTTCTCGACACCGGCGACGGGCACACGCTGTATTATGCCGAATGCGGAAACCCGAATGGCGCGCCCGCGCTCGTCGTGCACGGCGGCCCCGGCGGCGGCTCGAATCCCACCATGCGCCGCTTTCATGATCCCAAACACACCCGCATCATTCTCTTCGACCAGCGCGGGTGCGGGCGGTCGCTTCCCAACGCTTCCATCGAGAACAACACCACGTGGCATCTGATAGAAGACATGGAGCGGTTGCGCGCGCATCTCGGTGTCGAGCGCTGGCAGCTATTCGGCGGATCCTGGGGCTCGACGCTGGCCCTCGCCTACGCCATCACGCATCCGGAGCGCGTCTCCGCGCTGCTTCTCCGCGGCATCTTTCTTTTGCGCCAGAGCGAGCTCGACTGGTTCTATAAGGACGGCGCGCGCGCCCTGTTCCCGGAGGCGTGGGACGCGTTCGCATGCCATATTCCGGAGGCCGAGCGCGGCGACATGATCCGCGCCTATTACACACGCCTCATCGATCCCGATCCTCGCGTGCACATGCCGGCGGCTGCGGCGTGGAGCGTATGGGAAGGCACGACGCTTTCGCTGGCCGAGGATGCGGCGCGCGTGCGCGCGTTTTCCAATCCCGGCTACGCGCTCGCGTTCGCGCGTATCGAGTGTCATTATTTCGTCAACAAAGGGTTCTTCGCCAACGACGGCGCCCTGCTTAGCCAGGCGCACCGGATCGCCGGCATCGGCGGCGCGATCGTGCATGGACGCTACGATGCGGTGACGCCGGTCCGCAGCGCGTGGGATCTTAAGCAGGCTTGGCCAACCGCCGAGTTGCGTATCGTCCCCGACGCAGGACATGCCATGACGGAACCCGGCATTATCCATGAACTCGTGCGCGCCACTGCCGAGTTTCGCGACAAAGCCTGA
- the sucD gene encoding succinate--CoA ligase subunit alpha: MAIFINENTPILVQGFTGRIGTFHAQEMIDYGTNVVGGVTPGKGGSSHLGRPVFNTVKGAVDETKAEASIVFVPPPFAADAIMEAADAGIKYCVCITDGIPTQDMIRVKRYMRRYKKENRMVLTGPNCAGTISPGKAMLGIMPGHIYMPGRVGIVGRSGTLGYEAASQLKELGIGVSTSVGIGGDPINGSSFKDVLEHFAEDPDTDAVMMIGEIGGPQEAEAGYYIRDHFKKPVVAYIAGLSAPKGRRMGHAGAIVSAFGEAAAEKVEILKECGVAIAPTPSEMGVTVQKVLAAKQAA, encoded by the coding sequence ATGGCCATCTTCATCAACGAGAACACGCCGATCCTCGTCCAGGGCTTCACGGGGCGCATTGGCACCTTCCACGCTCAGGAAATGATCGACTACGGCACCAACGTGGTCGGCGGCGTGACGCCCGGCAAGGGCGGCTCCTCCCACCTCGGCCGCCCGGTGTTCAACACCGTCAAGGGCGCGGTGGACGAAACCAAGGCGGAAGCTTCCATCGTGTTCGTGCCGCCGCCGTTCGCGGCGGATGCGATCATGGAAGCGGCGGACGCCGGCATTAAATACTGCGTTTGCATCACGGACGGTATTCCGACGCAGGATATGATCCGGGTGAAGCGCTATATGCGCCGCTACAAGAAAGAGAACCGCATGGTTCTCACCGGGCCGAACTGCGCGGGCACCATCTCGCCCGGCAAGGCGATGCTCGGCATCATGCCCGGCCACATCTACATGCCCGGCCGCGTCGGCATCGTGGGCCGCTCCGGGACCCTCGGCTATGAGGCCGCCTCCCAGCTCAAGGAGCTCGGCATCGGCGTCTCGACATCGGTCGGCATCGGCGGCGATCCCATCAACGGCTCATCGTTCAAGGACGTTCTCGAACACTTCGCCGAGGATCCCGATACGGACGCCGTGATGATGATCGGCGAAATCGGCGGACCGCAGGAAGCCGAAGCCGGCTACTATATCCGCGACCATTTCAAGAAGCCCGTCGTGGCCTACATCGCCGGTCTCTCGGCGCCGAAGGGCCGCCGCATGGGGCACGCCGGGGCCATCGTGTCGGCTTTCGGCGAAGCGGCGGCGGAAAAGGTCGAGATCCTGAAGGAATGCGGCGTCGCGATTGCGCCGACGCCGTCCGAGATGGGTGTGACCGTGCAGAAAGTGCTCGCTGCCAAACAGGCAGCCTAA
- a CDS encoding aminotransferase class V-fold PLP-dependent enzyme: MVTPHLFIPGPTNVPDAVRMAMNLPMEDMRSPEFPKFTLPIFEDLKKAFKMKDGRVFIFPSSGTGAWESAIENTLAVGDKVLMSRFGQFSLLWVDMAERLGLNVVLCDEEWGTGVPLEKYADILAKDTAHEIKAVFATHNETATGVSSDIAGVRKALDAAKHPAMLFVDSVSGVGSLDMRMGEWGVDCCVSGSQKGFMLPTGLGILAVSQKALDANKSLNGRMNRCFFSWEDMIKTNDQGFFPYTPATQLIRGLRTSLDLLFAEGIDNVFARHTRLASGVRAAVDAWGLKLCAKEPKWHSDTVSAILVPEGIDSANVVKTAYYRYNTSLGVGLNKVAGKVFRIGHLGALDEYMIGGVLFSVEMALKDCGVPVKLGSGTGAAAEYFVNNPVKPADKKA; this comes from the coding sequence ATGGTGACGCCACACCTTTTCATCCCAGGCCCGACCAACGTTCCTGACGCCGTCCGCATGGCTATGAACCTGCCCATGGAAGACATGCGCAGCCCCGAATTTCCGAAGTTCACGCTTCCGATCTTCGAAGACCTGAAGAAGGCCTTCAAGATGAAGGACGGACGCGTCTTCATTTTCCCGTCGTCGGGCACGGGCGCCTGGGAATCGGCGATCGAGAACACGCTCGCCGTCGGCGACAAGGTTCTGATGAGCCGCTTCGGTCAGTTCTCGCTGCTCTGGGTCGACATGGCCGAGCGCCTCGGCCTCAACGTCGTTCTCTGCGACGAAGAGTGGGGCACGGGCGTGCCGCTCGAAAAGTATGCCGACATCCTCGCAAAGGACACGGCGCACGAGATCAAGGCCGTGTTCGCCACGCATAACGAAACGGCGACCGGCGTTTCCTCCGACATCGCGGGCGTGCGCAAGGCACTCGATGCCGCCAAGCATCCGGCGATGCTGTTCGTCGACAGCGTGTCCGGCGTCGGCTCGCTCGACATGCGCATGGGCGAGTGGGGCGTCGACTGCTGCGTCTCCGGCTCGCAGAAGGGCTTCATGCTTCCGACGGGCCTCGGCATTCTCGCCGTCTCCCAGAAGGCGCTCGACGCCAACAAGAGCCTCAACGGCCGCATGAACCGTTGCTTCTTCTCCTGGGAAGACATGATCAAGACCAACGATCAGGGCTTCTTCCCCTACACGCCGGCCACGCAGCTCATTCGCGGCCTGCGCACCTCGCTCGACCTGCTGTTCGCCGAGGGGATCGACAACGTGTTCGCCCGCCATACGCGCCTCGCCAGCGGCGTACGCGCTGCCGTCGATGCGTGGGGCCTCAAGCTTTGCGCAAAGGAACCGAAGTGGCACTCCGACACGGTGTCCGCGATCCTCGTGCCTGAGGGCATCGACAGCGCGAATGTCGTGAAGACGGCTTACTACCGTTACAACACGTCACTCGGCGTCGGCCTCAACAAGGTTGCCGGCAAGGTGTTCCGCATCGGCCACCTCGGTGCGCTCGACGAGTACATGATCGGCGGCGTGCTGTTCTCCGTCGAGATGGCGCTCAAGGATTGCGGTGTTCCCGTCAAGCTCGGCTCGGGCACGGGTGCTGCCGCCGAGTACTTCGTGAACAACCCCGTCAAGCCTGCCGACAAGAAGGCCTGA